From Yersinia hibernica, a single genomic window includes:
- the gdhA gene encoding NADP-specific glutamate dehydrogenase → MNGLNSLESFLESLQQRDANQPEYLQAVREVFTSLWPFLEQNPHYREQSLLERLVEPERVIQFRVAWTNDQGQVQVNRAWRVQFNSAIGPYKGGMRFHPSVNLSILKFLGFEQTFKNALTTLPMGGGKGGSDFNPKGKSQAEVMRFCQALMTELYRHLGPDTDVPAGDIGVGGREVAFMSGMMKKLSNNTACVFTGKGLSFGGSLIRPEATGYGLVYFTDAMLKRHGLGFEGRKVSVSGAGNVAQYTIEKAMELGARVITASDSGGTVVDEAGFTPEKLAHLAEIKNKRYGRIEDYARERNLVYLADQQPWSVPVDIALPCATQNELDLAAARQLIANGVKAVAEGANMPTTIQATDAFLDAGVLFAPGKAANAGGVATSGLEMAQNAARLSWKSEKVDVRLHHIMLDIHQSCVEYGGDGKQTHYVHGANIAAFVKVADAMLAQGVL, encoded by the coding sequence ATGAATGGTTTAAATTCTCTGGAGTCATTTTTAGAATCTTTACAACAACGTGATGCCAACCAACCAGAATATCTCCAAGCCGTACGTGAAGTTTTCACGTCACTTTGGCCCTTTCTGGAGCAAAACCCACACTACCGTGAACAAAGCCTACTGGAACGTTTAGTCGAACCAGAGCGCGTCATTCAATTCCGCGTTGCCTGGACGAATGACCAAGGTCAGGTTCAAGTCAACCGCGCATGGCGCGTTCAGTTTAACTCCGCAATTGGCCCTTATAAGGGCGGTATGCGCTTTCATCCATCAGTCAACTTATCCATTCTTAAGTTCCTCGGTTTTGAACAGACCTTTAAAAATGCCCTGACAACATTGCCAATGGGCGGCGGTAAAGGCGGTTCTGATTTTAATCCGAAAGGGAAAAGCCAAGCTGAAGTGATGCGTTTTTGCCAGGCATTGATGACCGAACTATATCGCCATCTTGGCCCGGATACTGATGTTCCTGCGGGTGATATTGGTGTTGGCGGTCGCGAAGTGGCCTTTATGTCCGGCATGATGAAAAAACTGTCCAATAACACCGCCTGCGTTTTCACCGGTAAAGGGCTCTCTTTTGGCGGCAGCCTGATTCGCCCAGAAGCCACCGGTTATGGCTTAGTCTATTTCACTGATGCCATGCTAAAACGCCACGGTTTAGGTTTTGAGGGAAGAAAAGTTTCGGTTTCCGGTGCTGGTAACGTGGCACAGTACACTATCGAAAAAGCCATGGAATTGGGTGCTCGCGTTATTACTGCTTCCGATTCAGGCGGCACGGTGGTCGATGAAGCTGGTTTCACACCGGAAAAACTGGCCCACCTGGCTGAGATTAAAAACAAACGTTATGGTCGCATCGAAGATTATGCCCGCGAACGTAATCTGGTGTATTTAGCCGACCAACAGCCGTGGAGTGTGCCGGTTGATATCGCCCTGCCTTGTGCAACACAGAATGAGCTGGATTTAGCTGCCGCCCGTCAGTTGATTGCCAATGGGGTTAAAGCTGTTGCTGAAGGCGCTAATATGCCGACCACCATTCAGGCAACTGATGCCTTCCTGGATGCCGGAGTGCTGTTTGCGCCGGGCAAAGCAGCTAATGCCGGTGGCGTGGCGACCTCTGGTCTGGAAATGGCACAGAATGCGGCGCGCCTGAGCTGGAAGTCAGAGAAAGTGGATGTTCGTTTGCACCACATCATGCTGGATATTCACCAATCCTGTGTTGAATATGGCGGCGATGGTAAGCAAACCCACTATGTCCATGGCGCTAATATTGCCGCCTTTGTCAAAGTAGCAGATGCCATGCTGGCCCAAGGTGTGCTGTAA
- a CDS encoding M57 family metalloprotease, translating to MIMTRQRKMTDSNIPYEENVISKEKLKKEIINKLTSYHSWRNNQNHKITTIYYSFSQSYSLWETDIKTQQGAPIFSFNHQQINQAKAAMQSYADVANIRFIQASGSNSANLLFLNYEKEVDNASGYAYYPNSGGFSPIWVNYARQDAPTPTITNYGGHIIIHEVGHALGLAHTHTPHGYTQQVSVMSYLPMKYSSSDDHHCYPSTPQMLDISTMQYLYGANLRTRTGATIYGFNSNSEREYFSAYNNHDELIFCVWDAGGIDTFDFSGYQQNQKINLNELSFSDIGGLKGNVSIAADVIIENAIGGSGNDDIRGNSVDNKLTGRLGADQLWGGGGNNTFVYISDSDSLTTAADIIHDFKINNDKIDLSSLLSEDCDIQLVDKFTFGKVNDQVEIMQIFDKDIDITYLLIDLNNNLHENDMMIKLTGKHQLTLNNFIVSPILAA from the coding sequence ATAATCATGACCAGACAACGTAAAATGACAGACAGTAATATACCCTATGAAGAGAATGTCATTTCAAAAGAAAAATTAAAGAAAGAAATAATTAATAAGTTAACTTCTTATCATTCATGGCGTAATAATCAAAATCATAAAATCACCACAATTTATTATTCATTTAGCCAAAGTTATTCACTGTGGGAAACGGATATCAAAACACAGCAAGGTGCGCCGATATTCTCATTTAATCACCAGCAAATTAACCAAGCTAAAGCGGCAATGCAAAGCTATGCCGATGTCGCCAATATTCGATTTATTCAAGCATCCGGGAGCAACTCTGCAAATCTATTATTTTTAAATTATGAGAAAGAAGTCGACAATGCTTCGGGCTATGCTTATTACCCCAACAGTGGCGGCTTTAGCCCAATATGGGTTAATTACGCGAGACAAGATGCCCCGACCCCCACAATAACCAACTATGGTGGACATATCATCATTCACGAAGTCGGCCATGCATTGGGATTAGCCCACACCCATACACCCCATGGCTATACACAGCAAGTCAGTGTGATGAGTTATTTGCCAATGAAATACTCTAGCTCGGACGATCACCACTGCTATCCATCAACGCCGCAAATGCTTGACATCTCAACCATGCAATATCTCTATGGCGCTAATCTGCGCACACGCACCGGTGCAACTATTTATGGTTTCAATTCTAATAGCGAGCGCGAGTATTTCAGCGCCTATAATAACCACGATGAGTTAATATTCTGTGTATGGGATGCAGGCGGCATTGATACGTTTGATTTCTCCGGTTATCAGCAAAACCAAAAGATCAATCTTAATGAACTCAGTTTCTCTGATATTGGTGGCTTAAAAGGAAATGTTTCAATTGCCGCAGATGTTATTATTGAAAATGCTATTGGCGGCAGTGGCAATGATGATATTAGGGGTAACAGTGTTGATAATAAATTAACCGGTCGACTAGGTGCAGACCAACTCTGGGGCGGTGGGGGTAATAACACTTTTGTGTATATTAGCGATAGTGATTCATTAACAACCGCTGCGGATATTATCCATGATTTTAAAATAAATAACGACAAAATAGATTTATCATCATTACTTTCTGAGGATTGCGATATACAGTTGGTTGATAAGTTTACGTTTGGAAAAGTTAATGATCAGGTAGAAATCATGCAAATATTTGATAAAGATATCGATATAACATACTTGCTGATTGACCTTAATAATAACTTGCATGAAAACGATATGATGATAAAACTCACCGGCAAACATCAGCTAACACTCAATAACTTTATTGTTAGCCCGATACTCGCAGCATAA
- the rsmJ gene encoding 16S rRNA (guanine(1516)-N(2))-methyltransferase RsmJ, giving the protein MPQVSICLLSEAGADPGALSILAERWGLVADEQATMALVLTPERLELRKRDEPKLGGIYVDFVSGTLAHRRKFGGGRGEAVAKAVGIKKGYLPRVVDATAGLGRDAFVLAALGCHVQMLERNPVVAALLDDGLRRGYQDGEIGPWLRERLTLLHASSLTALTEIDPRPEVVYLDPMYPHRQKSALVKKEMRVFQSLVGADEDADGLLAPARALATKRVVVKRPDYAEPLAGVAAPAAVTTKSHRFDIYPPLV; this is encoded by the coding sequence GTGCCACAGGTAAGTATTTGTTTATTGTCAGAAGCAGGCGCCGATCCCGGCGCCTTATCTATTCTGGCCGAGCGCTGGGGTTTGGTGGCTGATGAGCAGGCGACAATGGCGCTAGTGCTCACTCCTGAGCGCCTTGAACTGCGCAAACGAGACGAGCCGAAACTCGGCGGTATTTATGTTGATTTTGTCTCCGGCACACTGGCTCACCGTCGTAAATTTGGTGGCGGGCGCGGTGAGGCGGTCGCCAAAGCGGTGGGCATTAAAAAAGGCTATCTTCCACGGGTTGTCGATGCCACTGCGGGGTTGGGGCGCGATGCTTTTGTCCTGGCGGCGCTGGGTTGCCATGTACAAATGTTAGAGCGCAATCCGGTGGTCGCTGCATTGCTGGATGACGGGCTGCGCCGTGGCTATCAGGATGGCGAAATTGGCCCATGGTTGCGCGAGCGATTAACGTTGCTGCATGCATCCAGTTTGACGGCGTTGACAGAGATTGACCCTCGCCCGGAAGTGGTCTATCTCGACCCTATGTACCCGCATCGGCAAAAAAGTGCGTTGGTTAAAAAGGAAATGCGGGTATTCCAATCACTGGTGGGGGCTGATGAAGATGCCGATGGCTTATTGGCACCGGCGCGGGCTTTGGCTACCAAACGAGTGGTGGTTAAGCGGCCAGATTATGCGGAGCCGCTAGCTGGAGTAGCTGCTCCGGCAGCGGTGACGACGAAAAGCCACCGTTTTGATATCTATCCTCCTTTGGTTTGA
- the prlC gene encoding oligopeptidase A: protein MTNPLLTPFSLPPFSAIRPEDIVPAVKSALDECRQAVERVVAQPGPFTWDNLCQPLAESDDRLSRIWSPVGHLNSVKNSPELRAAYEQSLPLLSEYGTWAGQHKGLYQAYVSLKEGPGFDALTAPQRKAVENALRDFQLSGIGLAPEQQKRYGEIVARLSELGSTYSNNVLDATMGWSKLITDVEQLKGLPESALAAAKAMAAAKEQDGWLLTLDMPSYLPVLTYADNAELREEMYRAFATRASDQGPNAGKWDNSEVMAEILTLRHELAQLLGFSSYADKSLATKMAESPQQVLGFLNDLAKRARPQAEEELAQLQAFAEKHYGVSELAAWDITYYSEKQKQHLFSISDEQLRPYFPEQRVVEGLFEVVKRIYGITAQERHDVDTWHPDVRFFELYDASGELRGSFYLDLYAREHKRGGAWMDDCVGSLRLANGQLQKPVAYLTCNFNGPVGGKPALFTHNEVTTLFHEFGHGLHHMLTKIDTAGVSGINGVPWDAVELPSQFMENWCWEPEALAFISGHYETHEPLPQEMLDKLLAAKNYQAALFILRQLEFGLFDFRMHYEFDPLTGAQILPVLYEVKKQVAVVPSPTWGRFPHAFSHIFAGGYAAGYYSYLWAEVLSADAFSRFEEEGIFNAATGQSFLDNILSCGGSEEPMTLFKRFRGREPQLDAMLRHYGIKG from the coding sequence ATGACAAATCCGCTGTTGACCCCGTTCTCCCTGCCGCCATTTTCTGCTATCCGCCCTGAAGATATCGTGCCCGCGGTGAAATCCGCTCTGGATGAATGCCGTCAAGCGGTGGAGCGGGTTGTTGCCCAGCCAGGCCCTTTCACCTGGGATAATTTGTGCCAACCACTGGCGGAATCTGATGACCGCTTATCGCGCATTTGGTCGCCAGTGGGGCATTTAAATTCAGTCAAAAACAGCCCGGAATTACGTGCAGCTTATGAGCAAAGTTTGCCACTGTTATCGGAATACGGCACTTGGGCGGGGCAGCATAAAGGGTTATATCAGGCTTATGTCAGTTTGAAAGAAGGGCCGGGATTTGATGCCCTGACCGCACCACAGCGCAAAGCGGTAGAAAACGCGCTGCGTGATTTCCAGTTATCCGGTATTGGTTTGGCGCCAGAACAGCAAAAACGTTACGGCGAAATCGTCGCCCGCTTGTCTGAGTTGGGGTCGACTTACAGCAATAATGTGCTGGATGCCACCATGGGTTGGAGCAAACTGATTACTGATGTCGAACAACTGAAGGGCCTGCCAGAAAGCGCATTAGCCGCGGCTAAAGCCATGGCCGCAGCCAAAGAGCAGGACGGCTGGTTACTGACACTGGACATGCCAAGTTACTTGCCCGTGCTGACTTATGCCGACAATGCTGAACTGCGCGAAGAGATGTACCGCGCCTTTGCCACTCGCGCTTCTGATCAGGGGCCGAATGCCGGCAAATGGGATAATAGCGAAGTCATGGCCGAAATTCTGACCTTACGTCATGAATTGGCTCAATTATTGGGCTTTAGCAGCTATGCCGATAAATCGCTGGCGACCAAAATGGCAGAAAGCCCACAGCAGGTGCTGGGCTTCTTAAATGATTTAGCCAAACGCGCTCGCCCACAAGCAGAAGAAGAGCTGGCCCAGTTACAGGCTTTTGCTGAAAAACACTATGGTGTCAGTGAGTTGGCTGCGTGGGATATCACTTATTATTCCGAGAAGCAAAAGCAGCATTTGTTCTCCATCAGTGACGAGCAATTACGGCCTTACTTCCCGGAACAGCGGGTGGTCGAGGGGCTGTTTGAGGTTGTTAAACGTATTTATGGCATTACCGCCCAAGAGCGCCATGATGTAGATACTTGGCATCCTGATGTGCGTTTCTTCGAGTTATATGATGCCAGTGGCGAACTGCGCGGCAGCTTCTATCTGGACTTGTATGCCCGTGAACACAAGCGCGGTGGGGCTTGGATGGATGATTGTGTTGGCAGCCTGCGCTTGGCAAATGGTCAATTACAAAAACCAGTGGCTTACCTGACCTGCAACTTTAATGGGCCAGTGGGCGGCAAACCGGCGCTGTTCACACATAACGAAGTGACCACATTGTTCCATGAATTCGGCCATGGCTTGCATCATATGCTGACCAAAATTGATACCGCCGGTGTCTCGGGTATCAATGGCGTGCCGTGGGATGCGGTCGAGTTGCCAAGCCAGTTTATGGAAAACTGGTGCTGGGAACCCGAAGCGCTGGCTTTCATTTCGGGGCATTACGAAACCCATGAACCCCTGCCACAAGAAATGTTGGATAAACTATTGGCCGCAAAAAACTATCAGGCGGCACTGTTTATCCTGCGCCAACTGGAGTTCGGGCTGTTCGATTTCCGCATGCATTATGAGTTTGATCCGCTGACTGGCGCGCAGATTCTGCCCGTCCTGTATGAAGTGAAAAAGCAGGTCGCGGTGGTGCCATCGCCAACTTGGGGCCGCTTCCCACATGCCTTTAGCCATATCTTTGCCGGTGGTTATGCCGCGGGCTATTACAGTTATCTATGGGCGGAAGTGCTTTCTGCTGATGCGTTCTCGCGTTTTGAAGAAGAAGGTATTTTCAATGCCGCAACTGGCCAGTCATTCCTCGATAATATTCTGTCCTGTGGCGGTTCCGAGGAGCCAATGACCCTATTCAAGCGCTTCCGTGGCCGTGAGCCGCAATTGGATGCTATGCTGCGCCATTACGGTATTAAGGGCTAG
- a CDS encoding ASCH domain-containing protein has protein sequence MLAERYPQALQWSFGDSPAMADELAQLVINGTKIASCGTYDAYKSESSPGIGDYNIILDGCNKPLCVIRTIGLTLIRYCDVTAEMAAKEGEGDKSLAYWQQEHRAFFERSGYFAPDMLLVFEQFELVEVLDSPASH, from the coding sequence ATGCTCGCCGAAAGATATCCACAGGCTCTGCAATGGTCTTTTGGTGATAGCCCTGCAATGGCCGATGAGTTGGCACAGTTGGTGATAAACGGCACCAAAATCGCCTCATGCGGTACTTATGATGCATACAAATCAGAGAGTTCCCCGGGAATTGGTGACTACAATATCATTCTTGATGGCTGCAATAAGCCACTTTGCGTCATCAGGACCATCGGTTTAACACTCATCCGTTATTGTGATGTCACAGCAGAAATGGCGGCCAAAGAGGGTGAGGGCGACAAAAGCCTGGCGTATTGGCAGCAAGAGCATCGAGCTTTTTTTGAACGATCCGGGTACTTCGCGCCTGACATGCTATTAGTCTTTGAGCAATTTGAGTTAGTCGAGGTGCTTGATTCACCCGCCAGCCATTGA
- a CDS encoding 23S rRNA (adenine(2030)-N(6))-methyltransferase RlmJ produces MLSYRHSFHAGNHADVLKHTVQSLIIESLKEKEKPFLYLDTHAGAGRYQLSGEHAERTGEYLEGIGQLWQRDDLPADLAPYMSAIHYFNRGDKLRYYPGSPLIARHLLREYDKIHLTELHPSDYPLLRNEFAKDERAKVQRADGYQQLKSQLPPPSRRGLILIDPPYEMKTDYQDVVKGIQEGYKRFATGTYALWYPVVLRQQIKRLLRDLEATGIRRILQIELAVRPDSDQHGMTASGMIVINPPWKLEQQMNTLLPWLHKALVPSGHGHTLVKWVVPE; encoded by the coding sequence ATGTTGAGTTACCGCCATAGTTTTCACGCCGGCAACCATGCCGACGTTCTTAAACATACCGTTCAAAGTCTGATTATTGAGTCTTTGAAAGAAAAAGAAAAACCGTTCCTTTATCTGGATACTCACGCCGGTGCCGGCCGCTATCAGTTAAGCGGCGAGCATGCCGAGCGTACCGGTGAATACCTCGAAGGTATCGGCCAACTGTGGCAACGCGATGACTTACCCGCTGATTTAGCCCCGTACATGAGTGCTATCCATTACTTTAACCGTGGTGATAAATTACGTTATTATCCCGGTTCACCACTGATTGCCCGTCATTTACTGCGTGAATACGACAAAATCCATCTGACCGAATTGCACCCAAGTGATTATCCGCTGCTGCGCAATGAATTTGCCAAAGATGAACGCGCCAAAGTACAGCGAGCTGATGGTTATCAACAGCTTAAATCACAGCTCCCGCCGCCATCACGCCGTGGTTTGATTCTTATCGATCCACCGTATGAAATGAAAACCGACTATCAGGACGTGGTAAAAGGTATTCAGGAAGGTTATAAACGCTTTGCGACGGGTACTTATGCATTATGGTACCCAGTGGTTTTACGTCAGCAAATCAAACGATTATTACGGGATCTGGAGGCCACGGGCATCCGCCGTATTTTACAAATTGAATTAGCTGTGCGCCCAGACAGTGACCAACACGGTATGACAGCCTCTGGCATGATTGTGATTAATCCACCGTGGAAATTGGAGCAGCAAATGAACACGCTGTTGCCATGGCTGCACAAAGCACTGGTGCCATCCGGCCACGGCCATACGCTGGTGAAATGGGTAGTGCCGGAATAA
- the gorA gene encoding glutathione-disulfide reductase has protein sequence MTKHYDYLAIGGGSGGIASINRAAMYGKKCALIEAKQLGGTCVNVGCVPKKVMWHAAQIAEAIHLYGPDYGFNTTVNHFDWKKLIANRTAYIDRIHQSYERGLGNNKVDVIHGFARFVDAHTVEVNGEKITADHILIATGGRPSHPNIPGAEYGIDSDGFFELDEMPKRVAVVGAGYIAVEIAGVLNGLGTETHLFVRKHAPLRTFDPLIVETLLEVMNTEGPKLHTEAVPKAVIKNADGSLTLQLENGTEVTVDHLIWAIGREPATDNLNLPASGVKTNEKGYIEVDKFQNTNVKGIYAVGDNTGAVELTPVAVAAGRRLSERLFNNKPDEHLDYSNIPTVVFSHPPIGTIGLTEPQAREKFGDDQVKVYKSSFTAMYSAVTQHRQPCRMKLVCVGAQEKIVGIHGIGFGMDEILQGFAVAVKMGATKKDFDNTVAIHPTAAEEFVTMR, from the coding sequence ATGACCAAACATTACGACTATCTAGCAATTGGCGGTGGCAGTGGCGGGATAGCATCTATCAACCGGGCTGCGATGTATGGCAAAAAATGTGCGCTTATCGAAGCTAAACAGCTTGGTGGTACTTGTGTAAACGTTGGCTGTGTACCGAAAAAAGTGATGTGGCATGCGGCACAAATTGCCGAAGCTATTCATCTATACGGCCCAGATTACGGTTTCAACACCACAGTGAATCATTTCGATTGGAAAAAGCTGATTGCCAATCGTACTGCTTACATCGATCGTATTCATCAGTCTTATGAGCGCGGCTTAGGTAATAACAAAGTGGATGTTATTCATGGTTTCGCGCGTTTTGTTGATGCGCATACCGTGGAAGTGAACGGCGAGAAAATTACCGCCGATCACATCTTAATCGCCACTGGGGGTCGCCCAAGTCACCCCAATATCCCTGGCGCTGAATACGGTATCGACTCCGATGGCTTCTTCGAATTGGACGAGATGCCAAAACGCGTTGCGGTGGTGGGTGCTGGTTATATCGCGGTAGAAATCGCCGGTGTACTCAATGGGTTAGGGACAGAAACACATCTGTTTGTGCGCAAACATGCACCACTGCGTACTTTTGATCCGTTGATTGTTGAAACCCTGTTGGAAGTGATGAACACCGAAGGGCCAAAACTGCATACCGAAGCGGTGCCAAAAGCGGTTATCAAAAATGCCGATGGCAGCCTGACGCTGCAACTGGAAAACGGCACTGAAGTGACTGTCGACCACCTGATTTGGGCAATCGGCCGTGAGCCGGCGACGGATAACCTGAATCTGCCTGCCAGTGGTGTCAAAACCAATGAAAAAGGCTATATTGAGGTCGATAAGTTCCAGAATACTAACGTCAAAGGTATCTACGCCGTTGGCGATAATACCGGTGCTGTTGAGCTAACGCCGGTGGCCGTTGCTGCGGGTCGCCGTCTATCCGAGCGCCTGTTCAATAACAAGCCGGATGAGCATCTGGATTATAGCAACATCCCGACGGTGGTATTCAGCCACCCGCCTATCGGCACTATTGGTCTGACTGAACCGCAAGCCCGCGAGAAGTTTGGTGATGACCAAGTGAAAGTATACAAATCGTCATTCACCGCGATGTACAGCGCGGTGACTCAACACCGCCAGCCATGCCGCATGAAGTTAGTTTGTGTCGGCGCGCAAGAGAAGATTGTCGGCATCCATGGGATTGGTTTCGGAATGGATGAAATCCTGCAGGGGTTCGCTGTTGCCGTGAAGATGGGCGCAACCAAGAAAGATTTCGACAACACTGTTGCTATCCACCCAACCGCTGCTGAAGAATTTGTGACCATGCGCTAA